The genomic stretch GTAGGTAAAAAGAGCGTTGCGCCGCCCGTGGTGATCTTTGGAATGGAAGGGTTTCCCTCTAAAAGACAGAATCCTATAAAAATGGAGGCGGCTGGCGCTAGAGCGGTCGCATCTTCGGACAGGCAAACGGTTGAAGTTGAAAAGGAGCGATCATGATGGAACCGAAAGTTGTGACGAAAAATAGCATGAAGTTGGTCGGAATCGCTTGGTCTGGTGCATACGCAGATGCCAAAGAGATTCCGGCACTGTGGATAGATTTTGTGGCCCGCGCTGAGGAGATTTCCGAGCGCGTTTCACCGGAGGCGTTCATTTCACCGTGCCACGGGCGCCAAACGGAGTTCACCTGCTACCTCACAGCCGAAGTGGCAGACTTCACAACGTTTCCCGAGGGGATGAAGGGCATCACCATTCCGGCGCAAACGTATGTGCAGATCACGCACCGCGGCCCGATGACTGCGGTGGAAGCGACCTACACCAGACTCTATCGCTGGATCGAAGAGAACGGCTATCAGCCGAATCGTGCAGAGCTGTGGCTGGAAGTGTACGATGAGCGCTACAACTCGGCCAAGCACGACCCCAACCGAGCAGAAAACGAATATGATATTTTCATGCCGATCATCGAGAAACAAGGATAGACCAAACGCTTACAACGCGCGAAGAATCCAATTTGCCAGCGGCAACAATTTTTCTCCTGTCTCTGGTAATTGTTTGCGTATTTTAGTACAATTTCCTAGAACTAAAAGTGAACTCGGATTGCTATGCTTGCTACATGATCGAGGGGGAGTAGAGATTGCGTTTTGAATTGGAGAAAGTGACAGTCGAACGGCAAGAAGCACTGCTCAATCTGGCGGAGTTTTACATCTACCATTTTTCGCAATATAAAGACATCGATGTCAATGAACAGGGTCGCTGGGACTTCCGACCGGTGTTAGAGTTTGTGGAGGCCGAAGCAGAGGGGCGCTATGCGTACTTTGTCCGTGTCGAAGGTAAGTTGGCCGGGTTTGTGCTCGTCAACAAGGACGTGGATGAAGGTGTGGACGTCTCGATGATCAATGAGTTTTTCATCATGGCGAAATATCGACGTCAAGGGCTTGGACAAGCGGTAGCGATCGAAGTATTCAACCGCTTCCCAGGCCGTTGGAAAGTCTATGAATTGCACAACAACGAGCCTGCGATCGCGTTCTGGCGTCGCACGATCGACGTGTACACGAACAACAACTATCAAGAGACGCGCGTGCAGTCGGGCGATTACGATGGCTATATCCAGCGCTTCACCACGGAAACCAAGTAATGACCGCACCGAAATGGTTGGAGTGGGCGCAGCAGCTGCAAGCGGTGGCCCAGGCGGGCCTCGAGTATTCGAAGGACATGTTTGACATCGAGCGCTTCCAGCAAATTCGCGAGCTGTCGGTGGAGATCATGGCCGAGTACACCAACACACCGCTGGAAAAGGTCAGCGAGTTGTTCGCCAACGAAACGGGATACCAGACACCCAAAGTGGACGTGCGGGTCGTGGTGTTTAATGAGGACGGCAAATTGCTGATGGTCAGAGAACTGCTCGATGACTGCTGGTCAGTCCCCGGCGGGTGGATCGACATCGGCTTGACACCTGCTCAGGCAGGCTTAAAGGAACTGCGCGAGGAGACGGGGCTGGAAGGGCGCGTGGTCAAACTGATCGGTGTGTGGGACAAGCGCAAGAATCAGATCGTGCCGCATCCCTATCACATCTACTCAATCGTGCTGCTCTGCGAAATCACGGGCGGCAGTCTGACCGGAGGGCCGGAAACGACGGCAGCAGGCTGGTTCGGGCCGGATGAACTGCCCGAACTGTCGCATTCCCGCGTTTCGCCGGATCAGATTCGGCAGATGTTCGAGTTTCGGGACGACCCGCAGAAAGCTGCCGTTTTTGACTGAGGCGAAGCAGTGAAAAACGACCCGATTTAGCGGGTCGTTTCTGCATTCTCCAGCCGATTCTGCTTATATTTGGTACGGAACTCGTCTTCGAGGATAGACATGACGATCACATCGACCCATTGGTGGTCGAAGTACCACGCGTCACGCATCACGCCTTCCCGCCGAAATCCGACCTTTTCATAAGTGTGGATGGCCCGCTCGTTGTAGGAGTAGGCGTGCAGTTCGATCCGATGCAGGTTGCGGATGCCGAATCCGTAGTCGAGGATCAGGGTCAGCGCCTCGCTGCCATACCCTTTGGAGTAATTTTCGGGATGGAAGATCGCCAGACGGACGCCTCCGCTGCGATTGTTGCTGTCCATGCTGTTCAGCGAGATTTCACCGACCGCTTCATCCGTTTCTTGTGAGCAGATCAAGAGATCCACGCGGGTCTTATCTGCCGCGAAGTTTTGGAGCGCGCTTTCAATCTGGGAAAGCGTGTAGACGTTCTGAGCACCTGTATAATAGCGACTCGTCGGTTCATAGAATGAAGCATAGAAGATTGCAGTGTCCTGAGCGGTGTACGGACGCAGGTAGATTTTTTCAGATTGCAGGAATTTGACTGGTTTCATCTGGAAGTCCCCTTTTGCAGTTTCTTTCCAGTTACTGTAATGGTCGGGGTGATATCTGTCAAGAGAAGTCGAGGAGGCAATGCACATGGAGATCGTACGAGCAGTCGGAGTGGATCTGGAATTTGTCAAAGATCATGGTGTTGAATCGTTGCAGGATGGCACGATGGGGACATTTGACGCAACGGGCCGCGAGGAACGAGCAAAAGAGATCATGAATGCGGTGTGGGAGCGGGGCGGATACGCGTTCGTCGCTAAGAAGGACGAACAGATTCTCGGCTGGATCATCGCTGGGCTCAACGTGGACTATTTTTCTGGCGAAGAGGTCGGGTTCATCTATGATCTGTATGCCTTTGTAGAGCACCGTGGCAAAGGGGTCGGCAAAGCGTTGCTCCAACATGCGATCGCCGACCTGCGCGACAAAGGGTATGCTGAAATTCGTTTGAACGTCTTTGCGGGCAACCCCGCTCAAAAATTGTACGAGTCGCTCGGCTTTGCCGTGCGTAGCTCCCAGATGGTCTTGAAGTAGGGATGTTGCAGAAAACATCGTCACCTTCTGTCGCTTGGCAACAAAGCGGGGTCTTGCTGGTCGCGCTCGGGGCTGCGCTCTGGGGGATGGATTCGCTGTTGCGCGTGCCGCTGATGGGCGCCTTTACTTCGACAGAGATCGTGTTGGTGGAACACTTGCTGTTGCTCCTCTTTGCGGTGCCAGCAGTCTGGATCGGCAGGCGCCAGTTCCAAGGGTTGTCCCTGCGCCATTTTGGTGCCATCCTGTTCATTTCGTGGGGAGGATCGGGGCTTGCCACCGTCCTGTTCACGATGGGCTTTGAGTATGGACACCCCAGCGTGGTGTTGCTGTTGCAAAAATTACAGCCGCTCTGCGTCCTGCTGACAGCGCGCTGGATCTTGCAGGAACATCTGCCCAAAGGATTTGCCTTTCATCTGATGATCGCCCTTTTCGGTACATACCTGCTGACGTTTGGCTTTCAAGCTCCGTTTGTTGGCGTCTCCGGCGGTCAGTTGACCTCGTCGCTGTTATCGATCGGGGCGGCTTTGCTCTGGGGCGGTTCGACCGTGATGGGGCGCTACTTGCTGACTCGCGCCAACATGAGTTTTGAGACGTTGACCGGGGCCCGCTTCCTGTTCGCCGTCCCCTTTCTGTTCGGCATGGTCGCCTGGTCGAGCACCGGGTTCTCGACCATGTGGAGCAATACTTTACATCCGCAGTATCTGAGCACGCTGGCTCTACTCGCGCTACTGCCGGGCTTGTTCAGCCTGTTGCTCTACTACCGCGGGCTGTCCACGACCAAAGCGTCCTATGCGACGCTTGCCGAGCTGGCCTTTCCAGCGACCGGGGTACTGCTAAACTGGTTCTTCTTGAAAGAAGGGGTGACGATCCCACAGGTGATCGGATTTGCTCTGATCTGGTGGGTGGTGTTTCGCATCAGCACGAGTCGCGCTGGGGAGCGCTGATCGGGTAGAGCTTAGGCGGGCCAGAATGGAAGGTTGGGTGCTGGGAGTTCCTAACACAGAGTGACTCCCGCTGTCAACTATCCTTAGGTACAGTTTTTTCTATACGTTCGTCTACTACCGTTCGAACGTGTACTGCGTTACGATAAAGACAGGACAAAGTCCGCGCGAAATAGGCTGTCCCCAAGGCGCCTGCCAGTTGTGCGGCAGGTACTGCGCTGCTGAGGGTGACGGCATAACCCGAGAAAAAAACCGCTTCCGTATCGGAGGCGGTTTTTTCATATCCATTTCTGGCCTAGATGATCACCAATTTTTCTTTGACGGCATGAATGATCGCCTGCGAGCGGGTTTTCACACCGAGCTTGCGGTAGATGTTGGAGATGTGCAGTTTGACGGTGGGCTCGGAGATGAACAATTCCTCGGCGATCTCTTTATTGGACAGCCCGTTGACCAAAGTGGTCAGGACTTGGTGCTCGCGTGGGGATAGTTTCTCTAATTCCGGATTCTCTTTCTCGCGGTAGGAGGCGAGCAGTTTGTGGGTCAGATCGGGGTGTAGCACCGACCCGCCCTGTATCACAGTGCGGATCGCTTCGATCACCTCGGTAATCGGTGAATCTTTGAGCAGATAGCCGCAAGCGCCGGCCTGGATCGTGCGGAAGAGATATTCATCCTGATTGAACATCGTGAGGATCAGGATGCGCAGTTGTGGATGCTCGGCGGTTAAGAGTTCCACCGCTTCCACGCCGCCAAGCTCCGGCATGTTGATGTCCATGATCACCACGTCTGGGTGTAACGAATTGACCAACTCGATCGCCTGTTTCCCGTCGGCCGCTTCTCCCACTACTTCCATGTCATCTTCCGAATTGAGCAGATTGCGCAAGCCGTCACGCAGTATGGTATGGTCATCACAAAGCACGATGCGTACCGTCATCGATTCGCTCCTCCTTCAGCGGAATTTCAAGCATGATTTCCGTCCCCTGTCCCGGCGCGGTGTTGTATTCCAAAGTGCCGCCCGTCTGATCGGCGAGCAAATGCAGGTTCTCAATCCCAAAAGAGTGGCGATTGACCGCTTCTAGCATCGCTTGTCCGAAATGAAAGCCAATCCCATCATCCCGCACGATCAGTTGTAAATTTGCCTGTGTGACGCTAAGTCGTACCGAGATTTGCGTGGCCCGCGCGTGTTTGATCACATTTTGCACACTCTCTCCAAACACCTGATAAACGGCGTTCATCACCTCGGGCGCCACTTGCAACGTGAGGTCGGTCGCATCGAACTGGAAGCGTAGCCCATGCGTTTTTTCCACCTCTTCCAGATAGGAGCGCATCGCCAGCCCCAGCCCGGCGTGCAAATAGGGGGCAGGGCGTAGGGAGTAGATCGAGTGGCGCAGGGTGGTCGCCGTCTGGCGCAGCATTTCTTGAAGTTTGATCACTTCGTCGCTCATCTCTTCATTCCCACTTTTGCGCTTTAGCATCTCCAATTGAAAGATGGCGGAGGCCAGATCCTGTGCGATCCCATCGTGGATTTCACGGGCTAGACGGTTGCGTTCTTCGACCAGCAGGCGTTTTTCCCGCTCCACCATGTACAGCGCGTTTTTCATCGCCACCGCTGCGTGTGAGGCGAAGACCTCCATCACTTGTAGCTCAGCAAAGACAAACGAATAGGAGTCTCCCTTGCCAAGCGAGATCACGCCGACCACTTTGTCGGCGATGATGATCGGCATGACGAGCAAGGTGCGGGTGCCTTCCAGCGTTTCACCGGGCCAAAAACGCACGTCGCGTTCAACGTCGTGGACCAGCTCCGCTTTGCCGCTCAGCGCAACAGCCCAGGCGATCGAGACACCAGGAGGGATCTTTTGATGGTTCAGTTCATTGCCACAGGTACAGACTTTGCGCCGCAGTTCGCCTTCTTCAAGCAGATAGAGAACGCCGCAGTGACCGCCGACCATCTCGGTGGCTCGTTCGATCACTTGTTCGAGCACGGTCGGCAGGCTCTGCTGTTGCGAGATGCTTCTCGACACTTCGAACAGCGTGACCAGACTTTGCTTGGCACGGGTCAAATTGTTAAAGAGATGGAGCAGAACGGAGACCGCTCCGAGCGGCAGAAAGTAGAACACCAAGCCAAGCAAGCCGAGGTCACCAACGTTTGTGGTCAGCAACAAGTAGATCATCAGCCAGGTATAGACGATACTGACAATGAGGTCGATCGCCGTCAGCTTGAAGACCAGATTGCGATAGTGTTTGTGGGTGAACGATTGGCTGTACCAAAAGAAGATCAACACCGATAAAAAGGAGAAGATCAGCAGAGTCGTCAGCATCTGAGTCATTTCAAACCAGAAATCGCCCGCTGTGCCGGGCAAATAGGGCAAGAAGTGCGCGACCGTCCATCCTGAGCCGACGACAGCGCTGATGCGGACGAACAAATTGAACAGCATCGCCTTCCAAGATCTTCGATTGACCGATTGCACAACGATCATCACAGAGGCGGAGATCAGAGCGGTTGCTTCATACCCGGTATTGAGGATCATCGCGTATAAGAGTGAAAACGAGAAGGTGATCAGCAGGCGGCCGACTTTGATTGGAAAAGCTTCGATCACCAGCAAGAAAAACGTTAAGACGATTAAATAGTCGATGTTCATAAGCGTAGCGTTACGCATTGCATAGATGGCTCCGATCGAGCCGAGAAAACAGATCCAAAAAAATTGTTTATTGAGAAACTTCTGTATGAGCTCCATCCGTCCTCCATTTTGAGCAGCTGCTAGAGATGAAGACTAAAGCCTAAACTACTTCAAGGTACAAGAAAAAATCCCTCTTTACAAGGTTCGCACAAAAAAGCCTTCCTGTGCTGGTCGGAAGGCTGTTCGATCACTATTTAATGAAAGGGGGCGTCTCCCCATGCGTTCACCTCAATTTTGTAAAAAGCCGATCTTGTATTATCATAGTGGGCATGGGACAAGTTGACAACTGGGTGAATTGTAACTTTACTAAAGGAAGTAACTTTGTTATGATAACTCCAGTACATATTTTGAACAAGGGGTGTTTTTGATGACGCAACATCAACTGACTGCTGAAGAGGCAATGCTTACTCGTCGTTCGGTTCGCAAATACGAGCCGACGATGCCGCAAGAGGACCTGAACAAAATCTTGGAACTGGCGGCGTCCGCGCCGTCGGCGTGGAACTTGCAACATTGGCGTTTTCTCGTTGTGACCAACCCAGAGAACAAGCAAGCGATTCTGCCGATCGCTTACAACCAACAGCAAGTGGTGGATGCAGCGGCTGTGATCGTGATCTTGGCTGACAAAGAGGCGGACAAAGCGGCCGACATGATCGTCAACCAATCGGTGGAAGCTGGCACGATGACTCGTGAGATCGCCGACATGCTGCTTGGCCAAATCAAACCGACTTACGAAAACAGCCCGCCGCAGTTCGGGCATGATTCAGCGCTGATCAACTCTTCGTTCGCTGCGATGCAACTGATGCTGGCTGCAAAAGCGCTCGGCTACGACACCTGCCCGATGGCCGGTTTTATCCGTGACCAACTGGTCGCTGAGTTGAACATCCCGTCCCGCTTCTTCCCGACGATGCTCATCACGCTTGGCAAAGGCACCGAAGAGGGCCATGCGTCCGTTCGTCTGCCGCTCTCCGAACTGGTGATCAAAGAGCGCTTTGAATAGAAACACAGTCAAAAACGACCTGCTCCTCGGCTGAGCGGGTCGTTTTTTGTTCGACAGCCTGTTCTCCTTTTTCGCTGACGAGCGCGTTATAATGTGGGGATACATCGTGAAAAGGAGTCTACCCACATGGAAATGACACGCGCCATGACGCTGAAAGACGGCCGCACGCTCACCATCCGCCAAGCGGTTGCTGAAGATGCGGCTGCGATCCTCCGCTACATCAAACGAGTTGCAGGCGAAAGCGAGAACATCCCTTTTACGGCCGACGAGTTTACCACCACCGTCGAGCAGGAAGTTGAAATCATCGAAGATCATGCGCTCACTGACAACAAGATTTTTCTGATCGGGCTGATCGATGGGGAGATCGCCTCGGTGCTCAATTTTGTAGGCGGCCAAAGACAGCGCGTACGCCATGCTGGCGAGTTCGGCCTG from Tumebacillus algifaecis encodes the following:
- a CDS encoding GNAT family N-acetyltransferase, whose product is MEMTRAMTLKDGRTLTIRQAVAEDAAAILRYIKRVAGESENIPFTADEFTTTVEQEVEIIEDHALTDNKIFLIGLIDGEIASVLNFVGGQRQRVRHAGEFGLTVRESFWGLGVGTQMMTLLIDWAKSTGIIRRINLIVRADNRNAIQLYQKFGFAEEGVKRRNFLIDGVFYDSLYMGIDLD
- a CDS encoding GNAT family N-acetyltransferase, which translates into the protein MEIVRAVGVDLEFVKDHGVESLQDGTMGTFDATGREERAKEIMNAVWERGGYAFVAKKDEQILGWIIAGLNVDYFSGEEVGFIYDLYAFVEHRGKGVGKALLQHAIADLRDKGYAEIRLNVFAGNPAQKLYESLGFAVRSSQMVLK
- a CDS encoding GNAT family N-acetyltransferase, translated to MRFELEKVTVERQEALLNLAEFYIYHFSQYKDIDVNEQGRWDFRPVLEFVEAEAEGRYAYFVRVEGKLAGFVLVNKDVDEGVDVSMINEFFIMAKYRRQGLGQAVAIEVFNRFPGRWKVYELHNNEPAIAFWRRTIDVYTNNNYQETRVQSGDYDGYIQRFTTETK
- a CDS encoding GAF domain-containing sensor histidine kinase, with product MELIQKFLNKQFFWICFLGSIGAIYAMRNATLMNIDYLIVLTFFLLVIEAFPIKVGRLLITFSFSLLYAMILNTGYEATALISASVMIVVQSVNRRSWKAMLFNLFVRISAVVGSGWTVAHFLPYLPGTAGDFWFEMTQMLTTLLIFSFLSVLIFFWYSQSFTHKHYRNLVFKLTAIDLIVSIVYTWLMIYLLLTTNVGDLGLLGLVFYFLPLGAVSVLLHLFNNLTRAKQSLVTLFEVSRSISQQQSLPTVLEQVIERATEMVGGHCGVLYLLEEGELRRKVCTCGNELNHQKIPPGVSIAWAVALSGKAELVHDVERDVRFWPGETLEGTRTLLVMPIIIADKVVGVISLGKGDSYSFVFAELQVMEVFASHAAVAMKNALYMVEREKRLLVEERNRLAREIHDGIAQDLASAIFQLEMLKRKSGNEEMSDEVIKLQEMLRQTATTLRHSIYSLRPAPYLHAGLGLAMRSYLEEVEKTHGLRFQFDATDLTLQVAPEVMNAVYQVFGESVQNVIKHARATQISVRLSVTQANLQLIVRDDGIGFHFGQAMLEAVNRHSFGIENLHLLADQTGGTLEYNTAPGQGTEIMLEIPLKEERIDDGTHRAL
- a CDS encoding GNAT family N-acetyltransferase; translated protein: MKPVKFLQSEKIYLRPYTAQDTAIFYASFYEPTSRYYTGAQNVYTLSQIESALQNFAADKTRVDLLICSQETDEAVGEISLNSMDSNNRSGGVRLAIFHPENYSKGYGSEALTLILDYGFGIRNLHRIELHAYSYNERAIHTYEKVGFRREGVMRDAWYFDHQWVDVIVMSILEDEFRTKYKQNRLENAETTR
- a CDS encoding NUDIX hydrolase, producing MTAPKWLEWAQQLQAVAQAGLEYSKDMFDIERFQQIRELSVEIMAEYTNTPLEKVSELFANETGYQTPKVDVRVVVFNEDGKLLMVRELLDDCWSVPGGWIDIGLTPAQAGLKELREETGLEGRVVKLIGVWDKRKNQIVPHPYHIYSIVLLCEITGGSLTGGPETTAAGWFGPDELPELSHSRVSPDQIRQMFEFRDDPQKAAVFD
- a CDS encoding GyrI-like domain-containing protein; protein product: MMEPKVVTKNSMKLVGIAWSGAYADAKEIPALWIDFVARAEEISERVSPEAFISPCHGRQTEFTCYLTAEVADFTTFPEGMKGITIPAQTYVQITHRGPMTAVEATYTRLYRWIEENGYQPNRAELWLEVYDERYNSAKHDPNRAENEYDIFMPIIEKQG
- a CDS encoding nitroreductase family protein, whose amino-acid sequence is MMTQHQLTAEEAMLTRRSVRKYEPTMPQEDLNKILELAASAPSAWNLQHWRFLVVTNPENKQAILPIAYNQQQVVDAAAVIVILADKEADKAADMIVNQSVEAGTMTREIADMLLGQIKPTYENSPPQFGHDSALINSSFAAMQLMLAAKALGYDTCPMAGFIRDQLVAELNIPSRFFPTMLITLGKGTEEGHASVRLPLSELVIKERFE
- a CDS encoding DMT family transporter, with translation MLQKTSSPSVAWQQSGVLLVALGAALWGMDSLLRVPLMGAFTSTEIVLVEHLLLLLFAVPAVWIGRRQFQGLSLRHFGAILFISWGGSGLATVLFTMGFEYGHPSVVLLLQKLQPLCVLLTARWILQEHLPKGFAFHLMIALFGTYLLTFGFQAPFVGVSGGQLTSSLLSIGAALLWGGSTVMGRYLLTRANMSFETLTGARFLFAVPFLFGMVAWSSTGFSTMWSNTLHPQYLSTLALLALLPGLFSLLLYYRGLSTTKASYATLAELAFPATGVLLNWFFLKEGVTIPQVIGFALIWWVVFRISTSRAGER
- a CDS encoding response regulator is translated as MTVRIVLCDDHTILRDGLRNLLNSEDDMEVVGEAADGKQAIELVNSLHPDVVIMDINMPELGGVEAVELLTAEHPQLRILILTMFNQDEYLFRTIQAGACGYLLKDSPITEVIEAIRTVIQGGSVLHPDLTHKLLASYREKENPELEKLSPREHQVLTTLVNGLSNKEIAEELFISEPTVKLHISNIYRKLGVKTRSQAIIHAVKEKLVII